A genomic window from Helicobacter pylori includes:
- a CDS encoding Fic family protein, protein MHCKELLEFNDYAMDLTIRMAHHSTAIENNPLSLAETISILTTEYIPREMPQRAFFEVKNYQNILPFLLENLNRGQSVDSFFIRELHGILMNFLLPNKGAFKTTDNIILGASFETTPHFQVPMAIKEWCDNLNYKMHALQDKEEKLKAILEQHILFEKIHPFSDGNGRVGRMLIFYSVLEQNLVPFVITKEQKEAYIKALDTHNTESLYQLAKVSQEFELTRIQGQMILNKNK, encoded by the coding sequence ATGCACTGCAAAGAATTACTAGAATTTAACGATTACGCTATGGATTTAACGATTCGTATGGCGCACCATAGCACCGCTATTGAAAACAATCCTTTGAGCCTTGCTGAAACCATAAGCATTTTAACTACTGAATACATTCCTAGAGAAATGCCTCAAAGAGCCTTTTTTGAAGTGAAAAACTATCAAAATATACTCCCTTTTCTATTAGAAAACCTGAATAGAGGACAAAGTGTTGATAGCTTTTTTATAAGAGAGTTGCATGGGATTTTAATGAATTTTTTACTCCCTAACAAGGGGGCTTTTAAAACGACTGATAATATCATTTTAGGAGCCAGTTTTGAAACGACACCCCATTTTCAAGTGCCTATGGCTATAAAAGAATGGTGCGACAATCTCAATTATAAGATGCATGCCCTACAAGATAAAGAAGAGAAATTAAAAGCTATTTTAGAACAACATATTTTGTTTGAAAAAATCCACCCTTTTAGCGATGGCAATGGTAGGGTAGGCAGAATGCTAATCTTTTATAGCGTATTAGAGCAAAATTTAGTGCCATTTGTGATTACCAAAGAACAAAAAGAAGCTTACATTAAAGCTTTAGACACGCACAATACAGAAAGCTTATACCAACTCGCTAAAGTATCCCAAGAGTTCGAACTCACACGCATACAAGGGCAAATGATATTGAATAAGAATAAATAA
- a CDS encoding RNA polymerase factor sigma-54 has translation MAVLRANLSPKNKLNATLKGWLPILQSELEDLEEVLKQNALDNPLIKIENKRIKSFSDRFNTKNSNDHLENFAIASKSLFETLEAQIIPPLFPTEISQKIAMDIINGLNHEGYFEENIEERAKILGVESGIYEKVRKRFSYLNPAGIGARDVKEGFLFQLESRELDDNELYEEARKIILHLEKHHEFSKDFYYEKALKILKSFKNPPAIEFLEKEIEVIPELFIMEVDNEIIVRLNDESYPTISLEEKHSENSDYLKEKLKEAKDLIDALNLRKATIYKIGLMLLEYQYDFFKGKELRPLKLLDLANEFNHSVSTISRAISNKYLACERGVFPIKHFFSTALDNSETSNAVIKDYLLELIKNEDKKEPLSDAKILELIEEKFHLKMVRRTITKYRQLLNIASSSERKKLYLMRA, from the coding sequence ATGGCGGTTTTACGCGCAAACCTTAGCCCTAAAAATAAGTTAAACGCCACTTTAAAAGGGTGGTTACCCATTTTACAAAGCGAGCTTGAAGATTTAGAAGAAGTTTTAAAACAAAACGCCCTAGATAACCCCTTAATCAAAATTGAAAACAAACGCATTAAAAGTTTTAGCGATCGCTTCAACACCAAAAACAGCAACGATCATTTAGAAAATTTTGCAATCGCTTCCAAAAGCCTTTTTGAAACCCTAGAAGCTCAAATCATTCCCCCTCTTTTTCCCACTGAAATTTCTCAAAAAATCGCTATGGATATTATCAACGGGTTGAATCATGAGGGGTATTTTGAAGAAAATATTGAAGAAAGGGCTAAAATTTTAGGGGTAGAGAGCGGAATTTATGAGAAAGTGCGCAAGCGTTTTAGCTACCTTAATCCAGCCGGCATTGGTGCTAGAGACGTGAAAGAGGGCTTTTTATTCCAGCTAGAGAGTAGGGAATTAGACGATAACGAGCTTTATGAAGAGGCGCGAAAAATTATTTTGCATTTAGAAAAACACCATGAATTTTCTAAAGATTTTTATTATGAAAAGGCTTTAAAAATTTTAAAATCCTTTAAAAACCCTCCGGCTATTGAGTTTTTAGAAAAAGAAATAGAGGTCATTCCTGAGCTTTTTATTATGGAAGTGGATAATGAAATCATCGTCCGTTTGAATGATGAGAGCTACCCAACGATCAGTTTAGAAGAAAAGCACTCTGAAAATAGCGATTATTTGAAAGAGAAATTAAAAGAGGCTAAAGATTTGATTGACGCTTTAAATTTAAGGAAAGCCACGATTTATAAAATCGGACTCATGCTTTTAGAGTATCAATACGATTTTTTTAAGGGTAAGGAATTGCGCCCTTTAAAATTATTGGATTTAGCTAATGAATTTAACCACTCTGTAAGCACGATTTCAAGGGCCATTTCTAATAAATATTTGGCGTGCGAGAGAGGGGTTTTCCCTATTAAGCATTTTTTTAGCACCGCTTTAGACAACAGCGAGACTTCAAACGCCGTGATTAAAGACTACCTTTTAGAATTGATTAAAAATGAAGACAAAAAAGAGCCTTTGAGCGACGCTAAAATTTTAGAACTCATTGAAGAAAAATTCCATTTGAAAATGGTGAGAAGAACGATCACCAAATACCGCCAATTACTCAATATCGCTTCATCAAGCGAAAGGAAAAAGCTCTATTTGATGCGCGCTTGA
- the lptB gene encoding LPS export ABC transporter ATP-binding protein, giving the protein MDILKAEHLNKQIKKTKIVSDVSLEVKSGEVVGLLGPNGAGKTTTFYMICGLLEPSGGSVYLNDVNLAKYPLHKRSNLGIGYLPQESSIFKELSVEENLALAGETTFKNSKESEEKMESLLDAFNIQAIRERKGMSLSGGERRRVEIARALMKNPKFVLLDEPFAGVDPIAVIDIQKIIESLIELNIGVLITDHNVRETLSVCHRAYVIKSGTLLASGNANEIYENALVRKYYLGENFKV; this is encoded by the coding sequence ATGGATATTTTAAAAGCAGAACATTTAAACAAACAAATCAAAAAAACTAAAATTGTTTCAGATGTTTCTTTGGAAGTGAAAAGCGGCGAAGTGGTGGGGCTTTTAGGGCCTAACGGAGCGGGTAAAACCACCACCTTTTACATGATATGCGGGCTTTTAGAGCCTAGTGGGGGGAGCGTTTATTTAAACGATGTGAATTTAGCCAAATACCCCTTACACAAGCGCTCTAATTTAGGCATAGGTTACTTGCCTCAAGAATCCAGCATTTTTAAAGAATTGAGCGTGGAAGAGAATTTAGCCCTAGCAGGGGAGACCACTTTCAAAAACTCTAAAGAGAGCGAAGAAAAAATGGAAAGTTTGCTTGACGCTTTCAATATCCAAGCCATAAGAGAGCGCAAGGGCATGAGCTTGAGTGGGGGAGAAAGAAGGCGTGTAGAAATCGCTAGAGCTTTGATGAAAAACCCTAAATTCGTGCTGCTAGATGAGCCTTTTGCAGGCGTGGATCCGATCGCCGTGATTGATATTCAAAAGATTATTGAAAGCTTGATTGAATTAAACATTGGCGTATTGATCACTGATCACAATGTGCGAGAGACTTTGAGCGTATGCCATAGGGCGTATGTGATTAAAAGCGGCACGCTTCTAGCGAGCGGGAACGCTAATGAAATTTATGAAAACGCTTTGGTGCGCAAGTATTATTTAGGGGAAAATTTTAAGGTGTGA
- the tsaE gene encoding tRNA (adenosine(37)-N6)-threonylcarbamoyltransferase complex ATPase subunit type 1 TsaE: MRAHLDELDKVAAAILKDDFKGVVFLKGVVGSGKTTLVQACLKHLGLDIQATSPTFSVMHAYSESVFHYDFYMRDLETCLELGMLECLLEKGIHFVEWGDEKLEKILKKYDLAVKVVEIKTESNSRFYTIKIA, encoded by the coding sequence ATGAGAGCGCATTTAGACGAGTTAGACAAAGTGGCGGCTGCAATTTTAAAAGATGATTTTAAGGGGGTGGTGTTTTTAAAAGGCGTTGTAGGGAGCGGTAAAACGACTTTAGTTCAAGCGTGCTTGAAGCATTTGGGTTTGGATATTCAAGCGACTTCGCCCACCTTTAGCGTGATGCATGCTTATAGCGAGAGCGTGTTCCATTATGATTTTTACATGCGCGATTTAGAGACTTGCTTGGAGCTTGGCATGTTGGAGTGTCTGTTAGAAAAGGGGATCCATTTTGTGGAATGGGGCGATGAAAAATTAGAAAAAATTTTAAAAAAATACGATTTAGCTGTTAAGGTTGTAGAAATCAAAACCGAATCAAATAGCCGTTTTTATACAATAAAGATCGCTTGA
- a CDS encoding DNA polymerase III subunit gamma/tau, producing the protein MQVLALKYRPKHFSELVGQESVAKTLSLALDNQRLANAYLFSGLRGSGKTSSSRIFARALMCEKGPKAVPCDTCAQCQSALNNHHIDIIEMDGASNRGIDDVRNLIEQTRYKPSFGRYKIFIIDEVHMFTTEAFNALLKTLEEPPSHVKFLLATTDALKLPATILSRTQHFRFKKIPENSVISHLKTILEKEQVHYEASALEKLAHSGQGSLRDTLTLLEQAINYCDNAITESKVAEMLGAIDRSVLEDFFQSLINQDETKLQERYEILENYETEGVLEEMMLFLKAKLLSPDTYSILLIERFFKIIMSSLSLLKEGANSGFVLLLLKMKFKEALKLKALDDAILELEQSKENALKPLNQHANAIQQENQALKAPPPKTPIIETPVAEAPQTPMLSAKDRIFYNLFKQVQKLVYERNYELGAVFEKNIRFIDFDSHTKTLTWESLALDKDKELLRERFKIVKNIVDSVFGKGESVKIALKSHLELKNAPLEETKEFDFSSLREKISPKPATETTPTAEIEKKEVVGKETKAKEVQKNDTKEVKEKETKEFKETQPKEAPTELQEFLANNSDLIEEIKSEFEIKSVELL; encoded by the coding sequence ATGCAAGTTTTAGCGTTAAAATACCGCCCCAAACATTTTAGCGAGCTAGTCGGGCAAGAGAGTGTGGCTAAAACGCTTTCTTTAGCCTTAGACAACCAGCGTTTGGCTAACGCTTATTTATTCAGCGGGTTAAGAGGTTCAGGCAAAACCAGCTCGTCTAGGATTTTTGCAAGGGCTTTGATGTGTGAAAAAGGGCCAAAAGCCGTGCCTTGCGATACTTGTGCCCAATGCCAGAGCGCTTTAAACAACCACCACATAGATATTATAGAAATGGATGGGGCGTCTAACAGGGGGATTGATGATGTCCGTAACCTCATAGAGCAAACGCGCTACAAACCAAGCTTTGGGCGCTATAAAATCTTTATCATTGATGAAGTGCATATGTTCACTACCGAAGCGTTTAACGCGCTTTTAAAGACTTTAGAAGAGCCTCCTAGCCATGTGAAATTCCTTTTAGCGACAACGGACGCTCTAAAATTGCCCGCTACCATACTCAGCCGCACCCAGCATTTCAGGTTTAAAAAAATCCCTGAAAATTCTGTTATTTCTCATTTAAAAACCATTTTAGAAAAAGAACAAGTGCATTATGAAGCAAGCGCGTTAGAAAAACTAGCCCACAGCGGGCAAGGGAGCTTGAGGGACACGCTCACCCTTTTAGAGCAAGCCATCAATTATTGCGATAACGCTATCACAGAAAGCAAAGTAGCTGAAATGTTAGGGGCGATTGATCGAAGCGTTTTGGAAGATTTTTTTCAAAGTCTAATCAACCAAGATGAAACTAAATTGCAAGAGCGTTATGAAATTTTAGAAAATTATGAAACCGAGGGCGTTTTAGAAGAAATGATGCTTTTTTTGAAAGCGAAATTATTAAGCCCTGATACTTATTCCATCCTTTTGATAGAGCGCTTTTTTAAAATCATTATGAGCAGTTTGAGCCTTTTAAAAGAGGGGGCAAATTCTGGTTTTGTGTTGTTGTTATTGAAAATGAAATTCAAAGAAGCTTTGAAACTCAAAGCCCTAGACGATGCGATTTTAGAATTAGAGCAAAGTAAAGAAAACGCTTTGAAACCTTTAAACCAACACGCTAACGCTATCCAACAAGAAAATCAAGCGCTAAAAGCCCCACCACCAAAAACTCCAATAATAGAAACCCCAGTAGCAGAAGCCCCACAAACGCCCATGCTTTCCGCTAAAGATCGCATTTTTTACAACCTTTTCAAACAAGTCCAAAAATTGGTTTATGAGCGCAACTACGAGTTGGGGGCGGTGTTTGAAAAAAATATCCGTTTCATTGATTTTGACAGCCACACTAAAACCTTGACTTGGGAGTCTTTAGCGCTTGATAAAGATAAGGAACTTTTAAGAGAGCGTTTTAAAATCGTGAAAAATATCGTTGATAGCGTTTTTGGCAAGGGCGAAAGTGTCAAAATCGCTTTAAAAAGTCATTTAGAACTTAAAAACGCCCCATTAGAAGAGACAAAAGAGTTTGATTTTTCTTCTTTAAGGGAAAAAATCTCACCCAAACCAGCCACAGAAACGACGCCAACGGCTGAAATTGAAAAAAAAGAAGTGGTTGGAAAAGAAACAAAAGCAAAAGAGGTTCAAAAAAACGACACTAAAGAGGTTAAAGAAAAAGAAACTAAAGAGTTTAAAGAAACCCAACCAAAAGAAGCCCCAACAGAATTGCAAGAATTTTTGGCTAATAATTCTGATCTCATTGAAGAAATTAAAAGCGAGTTTGAAATCAAAAGCGTGGAATTGTTATGA
- a CDS encoding LysE family transporter — protein sequence MFVVFIEGFGLAISLCAAVGAQSLFIIERGMARNYVFLICALCFMCDIVLMSMGVFGVGAYFAKNFYLSLSLNLFGALFTGFYAFLALKTLFQTFKKKQVQTPKKLSLKKTLLFTLGVTLLNPQVYLEMVFLIGASALSFNLAQKFVFLAGTLSAAFSWLLLLCVLSLRYGSMLLNNQKIFMGVNLFVTAIMGTLSINLFKDFLALLSKT from the coding sequence ATGTTTGTGGTTTTTATAGAAGGTTTTGGCTTGGCTATCTCTTTGTGCGCAGCGGTGGGGGCGCAATCCTTGTTTATTATAGAGCGAGGCATGGCTAGGAATTATGTGTTTTTGATTTGCGCTTTGTGTTTTATGTGCGATATTGTGTTAATGAGCATGGGCGTGTTTGGCGTGGGGGCTTATTTCGCTAAAAATTTTTATTTGAGCCTGTCTTTGAATCTATTTGGGGCGCTTTTTACCGGGTTTTATGCTTTTTTAGCGTTAAAAACCCTTTTTCAAACCTTTAAAAAAAAGCAAGTCCAAACCCCCAAAAAACTATCCTTAAAAAAGACTTTATTGTTCACTTTAGGCGTTACTTTACTCAACCCGCAAGTGTATTTGGAAATGGTGTTCCTCATTGGCGCGAGCGCTTTGTCTTTTAACCTGGCTCAAAAATTTGTCTTTCTAGCCGGTACTTTATCGGCGGCTTTTTCTTGGCTTTTATTGTTATGCGTTTTGTCGTTACGCTATGGCTCTATGCTTTTAAACAACCAAAAAATCTTTATGGGCGTGAACCTCTTTGTAACGGCTATCATGGGGACGCTTAGTATTAATTTGTTTAAAGATTTTTTAGCGTTATTGAGCAAAACCTAA
- a CDS encoding DUF1104 domain-containing protein, with protein MRKSLAFCLVALLGLQVLGARDFSPLKNEELLKLAGTLPSSEAIDYRMEVSKRLKALNAEEAKKFRANFSRIAKKNLSQMSEEDFKKMREEVRKELEEKTKGLSDAEIKAKGLNVSVCSGDTRKVWCRAVKKKDEHCSPK; from the coding sequence ATGAGGAAGAGTTTGGCTTTTTGCCTAGTAGCTTTGCTTGGACTGCAGGTTTTAGGCGCTAGAGATTTTTCGCCACTCAAAAACGAAGAGCTTTTAAAATTAGCAGGCACTCTGCCTTCTAGCGAAGCGATTGATTATCGCATGGAAGTGTCCAAACGCCTTAAAGCCTTAAACGCTGAAGAGGCTAAGAAATTCCGCGCGAATTTCAGTCGGATCGCTAAAAAGAATCTTTCGCAAATGAGTGAAGAAGATTTCAAAAAAATGCGCGAAGAAGTGCGTAAGGAATTAGAAGAAAAAACCAAAGGTCTAAGCGATGCAGAAATTAAGGCAAAAGGGCTTAATGTGAGCGTTTGCAGCGGCGATACGAGAAAAGTTTGGTGTAGGGCTGTTAAGAAAAAAGACGAACATTGTTCTCCTAAGTGA
- a CDS encoding DUF1104 domain-containing protein, producing the protein MKKALKILSMGALLFVALNAKDFSKTSDEDLAKMAGIVAPQDIVDYKKELRMRMKKMPEDKREAFHKQLHEYAIKNTDNMTVADFEAHQKAVKEVLKKSNMKGMDDDLGLRSCEKMHKHHKHGDHDKHGKGHGKEQGKKDHDHDDHGEDKK; encoded by the coding sequence ATGAAAAAAGCGTTGAAAATACTTTCTATGGGTGCGTTATTGTTTGTGGCTCTAAACGCCAAAGATTTCAGTAAAACGAGCGATGAAGATTTGGCTAAAATGGCTGGAATTGTCGCTCCGCAGGATATTGTGGATTATAAAAAAGAGTTGAGAATGCGCATGAAAAAAATGCCTGAAGACAAAAGAGAAGCGTTCCACAAGCAGTTGCATGAATATGCGATTAAAAACACAGACAACATGACCGTGGCGGATTTTGAAGCCCATCAAAAAGCCGTTAAAGAAGTGCTTAAAAAAAGCAACATGAAAGGCATGGATGATGATTTGGGATTGAGATCATGCGAAAAAATGCACAAACACCATAAACATGGTGATCATGATAAACATGGCAAAGGGCATGGCAAAGAACAAGGCAAAAAAGACCACGATCATGATGATCATGGCGAAGATAAAAAATAA
- a CDS encoding type II asparaginase, protein MAKYLPTIVLLATGGTIAGSGTGKSLGRYKSGELGIIELLRAIPSLNKIAHIQGEQISNIGSQDMNEEVWFKLAKRAQELLNDSRIKGVVITHGTDTLEESAYFLNLVLHSTKPVVLVGAMRNATSLSADGALNLYNAVSVAINEKSANKGVLVVMDDSIFSAREVVKTHTTHTSTFKAPNSGAIGSVYYGKVRYYMQPLRKHTINSEFSIVELNPPLPKVDIIYTHVGMTPDLFQASLKSHAKGIVIAGVGNGNVSAGLLKAMQEASQMGVLIVRSSRVGSGGITSSEIDDKAFIASDNLNPQKARVLLQLALTKTNDKAKIQEMFEEY, encoded by the coding sequence ATGGCTAAATATTTACCCACTATCGTTTTATTAGCGACAGGGGGGACGATTGCTGGGAGTGGCACAGGCAAGAGTTTGGGCCGTTATAAGAGCGGTGAGTTGGGTATCATAGAGCTTTTGAGGGCTATCCCTAGTCTCAATAAGATCGCTCATATACAAGGGGAGCAGATTTCTAACATCGGCTCACAAGACATGAATGAAGAGGTGTGGTTCAAACTCGCTAAACGCGCTCAAGAATTGCTCAATGATAGCCGTATTAAGGGCGTGGTCATCACGCATGGCACAGACACTTTAGAAGAGAGCGCGTATTTTTTAAATTTGGTTTTGCACTCCACAAAACCGGTGGTGCTAGTGGGAGCGATGCGTAACGCTACTTCTTTGAGTGCAGATGGGGCGCTTAATTTGTATAACGCCGTGAGCGTAGCGATCAACGAAAAAAGCGCGAATAAAGGCGTGCTGGTGGTGATGGATGATAGTATTTTTAGCGCTAGGGAGGTGGTTAAAACGCACACCACCCACACTTCCACTTTTAAAGCCCCAAATAGCGGTGCGATAGGGAGCGTGTATTATGGTAAGGTGCGCTATTACATGCAACCCTTAAGAAAGCACACCATAAATAGCGAATTTTCCATTGTAGAACTCAACCCCCCCTTACCTAAAGTGGATATTATTTACACGCATGTCGGCATGACCCCTGATTTATTCCAAGCGAGCCTAAAATCGCATGCAAAAGGCATTGTTATCGCCGGGGTGGGTAACGGGAATGTGAGCGCTGGATTGTTAAAAGCCATGCAAGAAGCGAGCCAAATGGGGGTTTTAATCGTTCGTTCTAGTAGGGTGGGTAGCGGTGGGATTACTTCAAGCGAGATTGACGATAAGGCCTTTATCGCAAGCGATAATTTAAACCCCCAAAAAGCCAGAGTGCTTTTGCAACTCGCTTTAACTAAAACAAATGATAAGGCAAAAATCCAAGAAATGTTTGAAGAGTATTGA
- a CDS encoding anaerobic C4-dicarboxylate transporter: MDTFFQIIVLLFSLFLGARLGGLGVGYAGGLGVLVLCLFLGLNPGKIPFDVILIIMAVISAISAMQKAGGLDYLVKIAERILRKHPKQINYLAPSVAYFLTILSGTGHTVFSLIPVIVEVSQSQNIKPKAPLSLAVVSSQVGITASPVSAAVVFMSGILEPLGANYLTLLMIWIPTTFLACILTAFIMGFTDLKLDSDPHYLERLKEGKISPPKIKEEKEVSKSAKLSLWIFIGGVVAIVFYASAISKNIALISPVILGRDQAIVSFMLSVATLITLFCKINANEIAHSSVFKSGMQACVCVLGVAWLGDTFVSNHIDEIKRYASFLIADYPFLLAVALFLASMLLYSQAATSKALIPSVITALGISAHHTEHLYIIVASFASVSALFVLPTYPTLLGAIAMDNTGTTKMGRYVFDHAFLIPGVLVVFLSVALGFVVAPLVL, encoded by the coding sequence GTGGATACCTTTTTTCAAATTATCGTGTTGCTTTTTTCGCTTTTTTTAGGGGCAAGGCTAGGGGGCTTGGGGGTGGGCTATGCGGGGGGCTTGGGCGTGCTTGTTTTGTGCTTGTTTTTAGGGCTAAACCCGGGCAAAATCCCCTTTGATGTGATTTTAATTATCATGGCAGTCATTAGCGCAATTAGTGCGATGCAAAAGGCCGGAGGGTTAGATTATTTAGTCAAAATCGCTGAAAGGATTTTAAGAAAACACCCCAAGCAAATCAATTATCTCGCGCCTAGCGTGGCGTATTTTTTAACGATACTATCCGGCACCGGGCATACGGTTTTTTCCTTGATTCCGGTGATTGTGGAAGTGAGCCAAAGCCAAAACATTAAGCCTAAAGCGCCGTTGAGTTTAGCGGTTGTCTCTAGTCAAGTGGGCATTACTGCAAGCCCGGTGAGTGCAGCGGTGGTGTTTATGAGCGGTATTTTAGAGCCTTTGGGGGCGAATTATCTCACTCTTTTAATGATTTGGATCCCTACGACTTTTTTAGCATGCATTCTCACGGCGTTTATCATGGGTTTTACTGATTTGAAATTAGATAGCGATCCGCATTATTTAGAACGCTTGAAAGAAGGCAAAATTTCGCCCCCTAAAATCAAAGAAGAAAAAGAAGTCTCAAAAAGCGCGAAATTATCGCTATGGATTTTTATTGGTGGGGTTGTAGCGATCGTTTTTTATGCGAGCGCAATTTCTAAAAATATCGCTTTGATTAGCCCAGTGATTTTAGGAAGAGATCAAGCGATCGTGTCTTTCATGCTAAGCGTGGCGACTTTAATTACACTTTTTTGTAAAATCAACGCTAATGAAATCGCCCATTCAAGCGTGTTTAAATCCGGCATGCAAGCGTGCGTGTGCGTGCTTGGGGTGGCGTGGCTAGGCGATACTTTTGTGAGCAACCATATAGATGAAATCAAGCGCTACGCTTCTTTTTTGATCGCAGATTACCCGTTTTTATTGGCCGTGGCACTCTTTTTGGCTTCCATGCTTTTGTATTCGCAAGCCGCCACTTCTAAAGCGCTCATCCCAAGCGTGATCACCGCTTTAGGCATTAGCGCTCATCACACGGAGCATTTGTATATCATCGTGGCTTCTTTTGCGAGCGTTTCAGCGCTATTTGTGTTACCCACTTACCCCACTTTATTAGGAGCGATCGCTATGGATAACACCGGCACCACTAAAATGGGCCGTTATGTGTTTGATCATGCGTTTTTGATCCCTGGGGTTTTAGTCGTTTTTTTAAGCGTGGCGTTAGGGTTTGTTGTCGCGCCGTTGGTTTTGTAG
- the sabA gene encoding Hop family adhesin SabA: protein MKKRFLLSLSLAASSLHAEDNGFFVSVGYQIGEAVQSVKNTGELKNLNEKYEQLNQYLNQVASLKQSIQNANNIELVNSSLNYLKSFTNNNYSSTTQSPIFNAAQAVITSVLGFWSLYAGNYLTFFVGNGDKPANVTGNPPFSTIINNCSGLENCAMNQTTYDEMKKLAESLQAAQQNATTKGNNLCALSGCATTDSASNPPNSTVSSALETAQKLMDLIASTKTAMMWNNIVISGIANTSSAITSTGYPTQYAVFNNIKAMIPILQQAVTLSQSNHTLSSQLQAQATGSQTNPEFAKDIYTFAQNQKQVISYAQDIFNLFNSIPKDQYEYLQKAYLKIPNAGSTPTNPYRQEVNLNQEVQTIQNNVAYYGDRLDAALSVAKDVYNLKSNEAEIVSAYSNAKNLSEEISQFPHNKVNTNDIVTLVNNPSAPAAGQYNYQINPEQQSQLSQALAAMSKNPFKNIGMINSQNNNGAMNGLGVQVGYKQFFGESKRWGLRYYGFFDYNHAYIKSSFFNSSSDVWTYGGGSDLLFNFLNDKATKKNNKLSMGLFGGIQLAGTTWLNSQFVNLTSFNNAYSAKVNNSNFQFLFNLGLRMNLATAKKKDSEHSAQHGIELGVKIPTINTNYYSYLGTKLEYRRLYSVYLNYVFAY, encoded by the coding sequence ATGAAAAAACGATTTTTACTCTCTCTCTCGCTTGCGGCATCATCGCTCCACGCTGAAGACAACGGCTTTTTTGTGAGCGTGGGCTATCAAATCGGTGAAGCGGTTCAGTCCGTCAAAAACACCGGTGAATTGAAAAACTTGAACGAAAAATACGAGCAATTAAACCAGTATTTAAACCAAGTGGCTTCATTAAAACAAAGCATTCAAAACGCCAACAACATTGAGTTAGTCAATAGCTCTTTAAACTATTTAAAAAGCTTTACGAATAACAACTACAGCAGCACCACCCAATCGCCCATTTTCAACGCCGCGCAAGCCGTTATCACTTCGGTATTGGGTTTTTGGAGTCTTTATGCAGGGAACTACCTCACTTTTTTTGTAGGTAATGGAGACAAACCCGCTAATGTCACTGGTAACCCTCCTTTTTCAACAATTATCAATAACTGCTCAGGATTAGAAAACTGCGCGATGAATCAAACCACTTATGATGAGATGAAAAAGCTTGCTGAAAGCCTCCAAGCAGCCCAACAAAACGCTACCACTAAAGGGAACAATCTTTGCGCTTTATCCGGATGCGCCACAACAGACTCAGCATCAAACCCGCCAAATTCAACCGTGAGCAGCGCTCTTGAAACCGCGCAAAAGCTTATGGACTTGATCGCAAGCACTAAGACCGCTATGATGTGGAACAATATCGTCATCAGTGGTATTGCAAATACATCTAGCGCTATCACATCTACTGGCTACCCAACGCAATACGCGGTGTTTAATAACATCAAAGCGATGATACCCATCTTGCAACAAGCGGTTACGCTTTCTCAAAGCAACCACACCCTATCCAGTCAGTTGCAAGCTCAAGCCACAGGTTCTCAAACAAACCCTGAATTCGCTAAAGACATTTACACTTTCGCTCAAAATCAAAAACAAGTCATTTCTTACGCTCAAGACATTTTCAACCTCTTTAACTCTATCCCTAAAGATCAGTATGAGTATTTGCAAAAAGCTTATTTGAAAATACCCAATGCGGGTTCAACGCCTACTAACCCTTACAGGCAGGAAGTGAATTTGAACCAAGAAGTTCAAACGATCCAAAACAATGTAGCTTATTATGGCGACCGGTTGGATGCGGCTTTAAGCGTGGCTAAAGATGTTTATAACCTAAAGTCCAATGAAGCAGAGATCGTGAGCGCTTACAGTAACGCTAAGAATTTGAGCGAAGAGATTTCTCAATTCCCCCATAACAAGGTCAATACAAACGACATCGTTACCCTAGTTAACAATCCAAGCGCTCCAGCAGCGGGCCAATACAACTACCAAATCAATCCAGAACAACAATCCCAACTCTCCCAAGCTTTAGCAGCGATGAGCAAGAACCCCTTTAAAAATATAGGCATGATTAACTCTCAAAACAATAACGGGGCGATGAACGGGCTTGGCGTGCAAGTGGGCTATAAACAATTTTTTGGCGAAAGCAAAAGATGGGGGTTAAGGTATTACGGCTTTTTTGATTACAACCACGCTTATATCAAATCCAGCTTTTTTAATTCGTCTTCTGATGTATGGACTTATGGCGGTGGGAGCGATTTATTGTTTAACTTTCTCAACGATAAGGCCACTAAAAAGAATAACAAGCTCTCTATGGGGTTATTTGGAGGTATCCAACTGGCAGGGACGACATGGCTTAATTCTCAATTCGTGAATCTAACGAGTTTTAACAACGCCTACAGCGCCAAAGTCAATAATTCCAATTTCCAGTTCTTGTTTAATCTCGGCTTGAGAATGAATCTCGCTACAGCCAAGAAAAAAGACAGCGAACATTCCGCTCAACATGGTATTGAATTAGGCGTGAAGATCCCCACCATCAACACCAATTACTATTCTTATCTAGGCACTAAGCTAGAGTATAGGAGACTTTATAGCGTGTATCTCAATTATGTGTTTGCTTACTAA